Proteins encoded in a region of the Phoenix dactylifera cultivar Barhee BC4 chromosome 3, palm_55x_up_171113_PBpolish2nd_filt_p, whole genome shotgun sequence genome:
- the LOC103702175 gene encoding COP1-interacting protein 7-like isoform X2 — translation MEGEIRANTVLDYAAFQISSDKKRYGALVCSKGKTEKLASGPLDQLALHLPEAKRCQFKSSSQSFQLQLVESLKSSSWFTKSTIARFLHIVKSPEVLKSVKEIENEMSQLEDTKRFHLSLYIQDHPDHSGSRTAGGCLNDGGLTHKINVETVSSDATKNELLRAINLRLTVLKEELAASLNRAAGTTLSTKQISDIEAFAHHFGAVDLRNSLLKFLALIPKDELAEPAVEQACSEDTKNNSEDTTEAICQPGQQINITKPFNDAAFPAKIAQAERQSSTESEESSDSSDKDQTCAERSRPLIRSASPRRSASPMRRIQIGRSGSRRSSALTIKSLSYFPARERIPFNRAADGNTSGDESDQTQKKADNTVRSMSVQDAINLFESKQKDHNSDIQRRRASEISISTNKSVLRRWSAGAGDSFNHSSQQSATDAGSQDTSTDVAPETEEKKLTEVKADINSPARLGPDENTQDGESLEVVKMASPPMNDSAELVKSQDEEICDRAVASAEWNRRKEAELNQLLKKMMESKPGKYQDDTTSSGGYQDAACEQRGGFYSQYKEKRDEKLRAENAGKRAAKEAQFKVMQETLEQSKAVMASKAGGITGKHDSPSYSQRLRRNSSPPVLGKKEVSKSAGPRKASPKSSPLLASRSSSSSGPSLKANGAQPTKTSPGMTSSTATPNRRKPQSTPLQTQPSSRMERPVQKGRKGSPTEAKPIMKSQQEKKKAMTKASKVTTTKSLAATGDDSGAVSAKPSFYNKVTKKSSVVPLESKPFLRKGTGIGPGTGSAIAKTRVSQSDDSAKNSGNLTQIEEKESAPVTDESTTKVLEVDLDLAQPANDVDANLENSLDNDLNLEKTENSDQILAVVDNGFQNPVEPPVPEIQQDEDMGISSTAWVEVEHQKISASCDNDTSEISVSPGLAPATSSSPRVRHSLSQMLQADSSEPEIIEWGNAENPPALVYQKDAPKGLKRLLKFARKSKGEANVTGWGSPSVFSEGEDDSEESKAANKRNLDSLSRKAGANSSKRAADFRGMHDILSAQSSTSSLISLSSDKLREGHVPVTATSTKGAANQVRQSLDNAQHCSKSWRR, via the exons ATGGAGGGAGAGATACGTGCAAATACAGTGCTGGATTATGCTGCCTTCCAGATATCATCAGACAAAAAGAG ATATGGGGCACTTGTTTGCAGCAAGGGCAAAACAGAAAAACTAGCTTCTGGTCCTCTGGATCAGCTAGCATTGCATTTACCAGAAGCAAAACGATGTCAATTTAAGTCTTCCAGTCAGAGCTTCCAATTACAACTGGTCGAAAGCCTTAAAAGCTCATCTTGGTTCACCAAGTCTACTATAGCAAG ATTCTTGCATATTGTCAAGTCGCCTGAGGTGTTAAAATCTGTCAAGGAAATTGAAAATGAGATGTCCCAATTGGAGGATACTAAAAGGTTTCATCTCTCTCTTTATATCCAG GATCATCCGGATCATTCTGGAAGTAGAACAGCAG GTGGCTGCTTGAATGATGGGGGATTAACCCACAAA ATAAATGTTGAAACAGTGTCATCAGATGCCACAAA GAACGAATTGTTGCGGGCAATCAACTTAAGGCTCACAGTACTAAAAGAAGAGCTGGCAGCTTCTTTGAACCGAGCTGCAGGAACCACCTTGTCCACTAAACAGATATCTGATATAGAGGCGTTTGCTCACCATTTTGGAGCAGTTGATTTGAG GAATTCCTTGTTgaagtttttggctctgattcCAAAGGACGAACTGGCAGAACCTGCAGTTGAACAGGCATGTTCAgaagacacaaagaacaactctGAAGATACTACTGAAGCGATTTGTCAGCCAGGCCAACAAATCAATATAACAAAACCTTTCAATGATGCTGCCTTCCCAGCAAAAATTGCACAAGCTGAGCGTCAAAGCTCAACAGAAAGTGAGGAGTCCTCTGACTCAAGTGATAAAGACCAGACTTGTGCTGAAAGAAGCAGGCCTCTTATAAGATCTGCATCACCTAGGAGGTCTGCCTCCCCAATGCGACGAATCCAAATAGGAAGATCTGGATCTCGGAGATCTTCTGCACTTACCATTAAGAGCCTTAGTTATTTTCCTGCCAGGGAAAGAATTCCATTCAACAGGGCTGCTGATGGGAACACCAGCGGAGATGAATCTGACCAGACACAGAAGAAAGCCGACAACACAGTAAGAAGCATGAGTGTTCAAGATGCTATCAATCTCTTTGAGAGCAAACAGAAAGATCATAATTCGGATATCCAGAGAAGGAGAGCTTCTGAAATATCTATTAGTACTAATAAGTCTGTGTTAAGAAGGTGGAGTGCAGGTGCGGGTGATTCCTTCAACCATAGCTCGCAGCAAAGTGCCACAGATGCTGGATCTCAAGACACTTCCACTGATGTAGCTCCTGAGACAGAGGAAAAGAAATTGACTGAAGTGAAAGCTGACATAAATTCTCCAGCAAGGTTGGGTCCAGATGAAAACACTCAGGATGGTGAATCATTAGAAGTGGTGAAGATGGCATCCCCTCCAATGAATGATTCTGCTGAGCTAGTAAAATCCCAAGATGAGGAAATTTGTGACCGAGCAGTGGCCTCTGCTGAATGGAATCGACGGAAAGAAGCGGAGCTTAATCAGTTGTTGAAGAAAATGATGGAGAGCAAGCCTGGAAAATACCAGGATGATACTACTAGTTCTGGTGGATACCAAGATGCTGCCTGTGAGCAGAGAGGGGGCTTCTATAGTCAGTACAAGGAGAAAAGAGATGAAAAACTTCGAGCTGAAAATGCTGGAAAGCGTGCAGCAAAGGAAGCTCAATTTAAAGTGATGCAGGAAACCCTAGAACAGAGCAAAGCAGTAATGGCCTCGAAAGCTGGTGGCATCACAGGGAAACATGATTCACCAAGTTATTCGCAGAGGCTACGAAGAAATTCGTCTCCACCTGTGTTAGGcaagaaagaagtttcaaaatcaGCAGGTCCAAGAAAAGCTTCACCAAAATCATCACCCTTGCTGGCTTCACGTAGCTCATCGTCATCTGGACCTTCACTGAAAGCTAATGGAGCACAACCTACTAAAACCTCCCCTGGGATGACTTCCAGTACTGCCACGCCAAACCGCAGAAAGCCCCAGTCAACACCTCTGCAGACTCAACCAAGCTCCAGGATGGAAAGACCTGTACAGAAAGGCAGGAAGGGATCCCCAACTGAGGCCAAACCAATTATGAAAAGTcaacaagagaagaagaaagcaatGACAAAAGCTAGCAAAGTCACAACAACCAAAAGCCTAGCAGCTACTGGAGATGACTCTGGTGCTGTATCAGCCAAACCGAGTTTCTACAACAAGGTTACAAAGAAAAGTAGCGTGGTACCTCTAGAGTCAAAACCCTTCTTGAGAAAAGGAACTGGAATTGGCCCTGGTACTGGCTCTGCAATAGCCAAGACTAGAGTTTCTCAATCAGATGATTCTGCCAAAAACAGTGGAAATCTTACTCAAATTGAAGAAAAGGAGTCTGCTCCTGTGACAGATGAATCAACCACTAAGGTACTAGAGGTTGATCTTGATCTTGCCCAACCAGCAAATGATGTTGATGCAAATTTAGAAAATTCACTTGATAATGATTTGAATCttgaaaaaacagaaaactcaGACCAGATATTAGCTGTGGTGGACAATGGCTTCCAGAACCCAGTAGAACCTCCTGTTCCTGAGATTCAACAAGATGAGGATATGGGCATCTCATCAACTGCGTGGGTGGAAGTAGAGCATCAGAAAATTTCGGCTTCATGTGACAATGACACGTCAGAAATCAGTGTCTCACCTGGGCTTGCACCAGCAACATCATCAAGCCCCCGGGTCCGTCATTCACTATCACAAATGCTGCAAGCTGACAGTAGTGAACCTGAGATCATTGAATGGGGAAATGCTGAAAACCCTCCTGCCCTTGTCTATCAAAAAGATGCTCCCAAGGGGTTGAAGCGGCTCCTAAAATTTGCTCGAAAGAGTAAAGGGGAAGCAAATGTGACTGGTTGGGGAAGCCCATCGGTCTTCTCTGAAGGAGAGGATGATTCAGAAGAATCTAAAGCTGCAAATAAGAGGAACTTGGATTCCCTATCGAGGAAAGCTGGTGCAAATTCTAGCAAAAGAGCTGCAGATTTCCGTGGGATGCATGATATCTTATCAG CTCAATCAAGTACAAGCAGTCTCATATCTCTCAGTTCTGACAAGTTGCGGGAAGGGCATGTTCCAGTGACAGCCACGTCAACCAAGG GAGCAGCAAATCAAGTGAGACAAAGCCTCGATAATGCCCAGCATTGCTCCAAGTCATGGCGGAGATAG
- the LOC103702175 gene encoding COP1-interacting protein 7-like isoform X1 produces the protein MEGEIRANTVLDYAAFQISSDKKRYGALVCSKGKTEKLASGPLDQLALHLPEAKRCQFKSSSQSFQLQLVESLKSSSWFTKSTIARFLHIVKSPEVLKSVKEIENEMSQLEDTKRFHLSLYIQDHPDHSGSRTAGGCLNDGGLTHKINVETVSSDATKNELLRAINLRLTVLKEELAASLNRAAGTTLSTKQISDIEAFAHHFGAVDLRNSLLKFLALIPKDELAEPAVEQACSEDTKNNSEDTTEAICQPGQQINITKPFNDAAFPAKIAQAERQSSTESEESSDSSDKDQTCAERSRPLIRSASPRRSASPMRRIQIGRSGSRRSSALTIKSLSYFPARERIPFNRAADGNTSGDESDQTQKKADNTVRSMSVQDAINLFESKQKDHNSDIQRRRASEISISTNKSVLRRWSAGAGDSFNHSSQQSATDAGSQDTSTDVAPETEEKKLTEVKADINSPARLGPDENTQDGESLEVVKMASPPMNDSAELVKSQDEEICDRAVASAEWNRRKEAELNQLLKKMMESKPGKYQDDTTSSGGYQDAACEQRGGFYSQYKEKRDEKLRAENAGKRAAKEAQFKVMQETLEQSKAVMASKAGGITGKHDSPSYSQRLRRNSSPPVLGKKEVSKSAGPRKASPKSSPLLASRSSSSSGPSLKANGAQPTKTSPGMTSSTATPNRRKPQSTPLQTQPSSRMERPVQKGRKGSPTEAKPIMKSQQEKKKAMTKASKVTTTKSLAATGDDSGAVSAKPSFYNKVTKKSSVVPLESKPFLRKGTGIGPGTGSAIAKTRVSQSDDSAKNSGNLTQIEEKESAPVTDESTTKVLEVDLDLAQPANDVDANLENSLDNDLNLEKTENSDQILAVVDNGFQNPVEPPVPEIQQDEDMGISSTAWVEVEHQKISASCDNDTSEISVSPGLAPATSSSPRVRHSLSQMLQADSSEPEIIEWGNAENPPALVYQKDAPKGLKRLLKFARKSKGEANVTGWGSPSVFSEGEDDSEESKAANKRNLDSLSRKAGANSSKRAADFRGMHDILSAQSSTSSLISLSSDKLREGHVPVTATSTKASRSFFSLSTFRSSKSSETKPR, from the exons ATGGAGGGAGAGATACGTGCAAATACAGTGCTGGATTATGCTGCCTTCCAGATATCATCAGACAAAAAGAG ATATGGGGCACTTGTTTGCAGCAAGGGCAAAACAGAAAAACTAGCTTCTGGTCCTCTGGATCAGCTAGCATTGCATTTACCAGAAGCAAAACGATGTCAATTTAAGTCTTCCAGTCAGAGCTTCCAATTACAACTGGTCGAAAGCCTTAAAAGCTCATCTTGGTTCACCAAGTCTACTATAGCAAG ATTCTTGCATATTGTCAAGTCGCCTGAGGTGTTAAAATCTGTCAAGGAAATTGAAAATGAGATGTCCCAATTGGAGGATACTAAAAGGTTTCATCTCTCTCTTTATATCCAG GATCATCCGGATCATTCTGGAAGTAGAACAGCAG GTGGCTGCTTGAATGATGGGGGATTAACCCACAAA ATAAATGTTGAAACAGTGTCATCAGATGCCACAAA GAACGAATTGTTGCGGGCAATCAACTTAAGGCTCACAGTACTAAAAGAAGAGCTGGCAGCTTCTTTGAACCGAGCTGCAGGAACCACCTTGTCCACTAAACAGATATCTGATATAGAGGCGTTTGCTCACCATTTTGGAGCAGTTGATTTGAG GAATTCCTTGTTgaagtttttggctctgattcCAAAGGACGAACTGGCAGAACCTGCAGTTGAACAGGCATGTTCAgaagacacaaagaacaactctGAAGATACTACTGAAGCGATTTGTCAGCCAGGCCAACAAATCAATATAACAAAACCTTTCAATGATGCTGCCTTCCCAGCAAAAATTGCACAAGCTGAGCGTCAAAGCTCAACAGAAAGTGAGGAGTCCTCTGACTCAAGTGATAAAGACCAGACTTGTGCTGAAAGAAGCAGGCCTCTTATAAGATCTGCATCACCTAGGAGGTCTGCCTCCCCAATGCGACGAATCCAAATAGGAAGATCTGGATCTCGGAGATCTTCTGCACTTACCATTAAGAGCCTTAGTTATTTTCCTGCCAGGGAAAGAATTCCATTCAACAGGGCTGCTGATGGGAACACCAGCGGAGATGAATCTGACCAGACACAGAAGAAAGCCGACAACACAGTAAGAAGCATGAGTGTTCAAGATGCTATCAATCTCTTTGAGAGCAAACAGAAAGATCATAATTCGGATATCCAGAGAAGGAGAGCTTCTGAAATATCTATTAGTACTAATAAGTCTGTGTTAAGAAGGTGGAGTGCAGGTGCGGGTGATTCCTTCAACCATAGCTCGCAGCAAAGTGCCACAGATGCTGGATCTCAAGACACTTCCACTGATGTAGCTCCTGAGACAGAGGAAAAGAAATTGACTGAAGTGAAAGCTGACATAAATTCTCCAGCAAGGTTGGGTCCAGATGAAAACACTCAGGATGGTGAATCATTAGAAGTGGTGAAGATGGCATCCCCTCCAATGAATGATTCTGCTGAGCTAGTAAAATCCCAAGATGAGGAAATTTGTGACCGAGCAGTGGCCTCTGCTGAATGGAATCGACGGAAAGAAGCGGAGCTTAATCAGTTGTTGAAGAAAATGATGGAGAGCAAGCCTGGAAAATACCAGGATGATACTACTAGTTCTGGTGGATACCAAGATGCTGCCTGTGAGCAGAGAGGGGGCTTCTATAGTCAGTACAAGGAGAAAAGAGATGAAAAACTTCGAGCTGAAAATGCTGGAAAGCGTGCAGCAAAGGAAGCTCAATTTAAAGTGATGCAGGAAACCCTAGAACAGAGCAAAGCAGTAATGGCCTCGAAAGCTGGTGGCATCACAGGGAAACATGATTCACCAAGTTATTCGCAGAGGCTACGAAGAAATTCGTCTCCACCTGTGTTAGGcaagaaagaagtttcaaaatcaGCAGGTCCAAGAAAAGCTTCACCAAAATCATCACCCTTGCTGGCTTCACGTAGCTCATCGTCATCTGGACCTTCACTGAAAGCTAATGGAGCACAACCTACTAAAACCTCCCCTGGGATGACTTCCAGTACTGCCACGCCAAACCGCAGAAAGCCCCAGTCAACACCTCTGCAGACTCAACCAAGCTCCAGGATGGAAAGACCTGTACAGAAAGGCAGGAAGGGATCCCCAACTGAGGCCAAACCAATTATGAAAAGTcaacaagagaagaagaaagcaatGACAAAAGCTAGCAAAGTCACAACAACCAAAAGCCTAGCAGCTACTGGAGATGACTCTGGTGCTGTATCAGCCAAACCGAGTTTCTACAACAAGGTTACAAAGAAAAGTAGCGTGGTACCTCTAGAGTCAAAACCCTTCTTGAGAAAAGGAACTGGAATTGGCCCTGGTACTGGCTCTGCAATAGCCAAGACTAGAGTTTCTCAATCAGATGATTCTGCCAAAAACAGTGGAAATCTTACTCAAATTGAAGAAAAGGAGTCTGCTCCTGTGACAGATGAATCAACCACTAAGGTACTAGAGGTTGATCTTGATCTTGCCCAACCAGCAAATGATGTTGATGCAAATTTAGAAAATTCACTTGATAATGATTTGAATCttgaaaaaacagaaaactcaGACCAGATATTAGCTGTGGTGGACAATGGCTTCCAGAACCCAGTAGAACCTCCTGTTCCTGAGATTCAACAAGATGAGGATATGGGCATCTCATCAACTGCGTGGGTGGAAGTAGAGCATCAGAAAATTTCGGCTTCATGTGACAATGACACGTCAGAAATCAGTGTCTCACCTGGGCTTGCACCAGCAACATCATCAAGCCCCCGGGTCCGTCATTCACTATCACAAATGCTGCAAGCTGACAGTAGTGAACCTGAGATCATTGAATGGGGAAATGCTGAAAACCCTCCTGCCCTTGTCTATCAAAAAGATGCTCCCAAGGGGTTGAAGCGGCTCCTAAAATTTGCTCGAAAGAGTAAAGGGGAAGCAAATGTGACTGGTTGGGGAAGCCCATCGGTCTTCTCTGAAGGAGAGGATGATTCAGAAGAATCTAAAGCTGCAAATAAGAGGAACTTGGATTCCCTATCGAGGAAAGCTGGTGCAAATTCTAGCAAAAGAGCTGCAGATTTCCGTGGGATGCATGATATCTTATCAG CTCAATCAAGTACAAGCAGTCTCATATCTCTCAGTTCTGACAAGTTGCGGGAAGGGCATGTTCCAGTGACAGCCACGTCAACCAAGG CTTCGAGGtcattcttctctctctcaaCGTTTAGGAGCAGCAAATCAAGTGAGACAAAGCCTCGATAA